One stretch of Streptomyces sp. R21 DNA includes these proteins:
- a CDS encoding MarR family winged helix-turn-helix transcriptional regulator, whose product MGSGESDDKRAKALEELMTVGREHSGVTVMFHAAVADKQGLRATETKTLDLLQRFGPLTAKDLAERTGLAPASVTGLVDRLESKGFVRRIKHPTDKRRVVVELNEQKLAELAVFFEEWARDVVEACEEFSTEELATVTRFLGVMAERQRRAAARLSR is encoded by the coding sequence ATGGGCAGCGGAGAGAGCGACGACAAGCGGGCCAAGGCCCTGGAAGAGCTCATGACCGTCGGCCGCGAGCACAGCGGCGTCACGGTGATGTTCCATGCGGCGGTCGCCGACAAGCAGGGCCTGCGCGCCACCGAGACCAAGACCCTCGACCTGCTCCAGCGGTTCGGCCCGCTCACCGCGAAGGACCTGGCCGAGCGCACGGGCCTGGCCCCCGCCTCCGTCACGGGCCTCGTCGACCGGCTGGAGAGCAAGGGCTTCGTACGCCGGATCAAGCACCCGACGGACAAGCGGCGTGTGGTCGTGGAGCTGAACGAGCAGAAGCTCGCCGAACTGGCCGTCTTCTTCGAGGAATGGGCACGCGATGTGGTCGAGGCCTGCGAGGAGTTCAGCACGGAGGAGCTGGCGACGGTGACCCGCTTCCTCGGCGTCATGGCCGAACGGCAGCGGAGGGCCGCCGCCCGTCTCTCCCGCTAG
- a CDS encoding SDR family oxidoreductase — MEWNGKVVVVTGGTRGVGAGIARAFAKAGAEVVVCARRDPEVPLDGVEFMPADLRDPDAVQGLFAALPRLDVLVNNVGGTPYRLLAQADAERHARVIELNLLAPLTASLAAYDLLRRAKGSVVMIGSVSGTRPSPGSAAYGAAKAGLENLARSMAVEWAPDVRVNTLVVGMVRTEQAHLHYGGEDGMTAVAGTVPLGRLAEPSDVGEAAVFLASDAAGYLSGASLLVHGGGERPAFLDAATANRDGEESRES, encoded by the coding sequence ATGGAGTGGAACGGGAAGGTCGTGGTCGTCACGGGCGGCACCCGCGGAGTCGGCGCCGGGATCGCACGGGCCTTCGCGAAGGCGGGCGCCGAGGTCGTCGTCTGCGCGCGCCGCGATCCCGAAGTCCCGTTGGACGGCGTCGAGTTCATGCCCGCCGACCTGCGCGACCCGGACGCCGTGCAGGGCCTCTTCGCCGCGCTGCCCCGGCTCGACGTCCTGGTCAACAACGTGGGTGGCACGCCGTACCGGCTCCTCGCACAGGCCGACGCCGAGCGGCACGCGCGCGTGATCGAGCTCAACCTCCTCGCACCGCTGACCGCCTCGCTCGCCGCGTACGACCTGCTGCGGCGCGCCAAGGGCTCGGTCGTGATGATCGGCAGCGTGAGCGGAACCCGGCCCTCACCCGGCTCGGCGGCGTACGGGGCCGCCAAGGCGGGGCTGGAGAACCTCGCCCGGTCGATGGCCGTCGAATGGGCCCCCGACGTCCGGGTCAACACGCTGGTCGTCGGCATGGTCCGCACCGAGCAGGCGCATCTGCACTACGGGGGCGAGGACGGCATGACCGCCGTCGCCGGGACCGTCCCGCTGGGTCGCTTGGCCGAGCCGTCCGACGTCGGCGAGGCCGCCGTGTTCCTCGCCTCGGACGCCGCCGGGTACCTCAGCGGGGCGAGCCTGCTCGTCCACGGCGGCGGCGAGCGGCCCGCCTTCCTCGATGCCGCGACCGCCAACAGAGACGGCGAAGAGAGCAGGGAGAGTTGA
- a CDS encoding MFS transporter, whose translation MTTALAATPAPVAEPYPRRWAAAAVMMIAALMDLLDGTIVNVAIPSISRDLHASQSALQWLVSAYLLGFAAALIVSGHLGDRFGHKSLFLAGTAGFGLASLGCGLAQSPGQLIAARAVQGVMAAVLVPQVLGSFRTLFQGKERGAAFGMYGAVAGFASAIGLLLGGVLTDADLFGLGWRSVFLVNIPVAVATFVAGLFLVPSTRERSAGRPDVLGSLVLAGGLVAIVLPLVQGHSNGWPLWGWICLAAGVLAVAGLGVFEARRRGASTVPLLPAKAFRLPAFSVGVVVQLLFSIGMQGFFLVFAIWLQGSEGYTPLQAGLVTVAFSAGSFLTAPMADGLAVRFGRLVLGAGALAMAGGFGWVWAAVDHSSAAHTGAWPLVPGLVVAGAGLGFLVVPLVNVVLSAVPAELAGGASGIFSTAQQFGGALGAAVIGTVFFSRASHGLTDALASAMPWVTAGFVLCAGLCVALPRRAVAVHEG comes from the coding sequence ATGACCACCGCCCTCGCCGCCACCCCCGCCCCGGTGGCGGAGCCCTACCCCCGCCGCTGGGCCGCCGCGGCCGTGATGATGATCGCGGCGCTGATGGACCTGCTGGACGGGACCATCGTGAACGTCGCGATCCCGTCCATCAGCCGTGATCTGCACGCCTCGCAGAGCGCCCTGCAGTGGCTGGTCTCCGCGTATCTGCTGGGCTTCGCCGCCGCCCTGATCGTCTCCGGGCACCTCGGCGACCGCTTCGGGCACAAGTCCCTCTTCCTCGCCGGTACGGCCGGCTTCGGGCTCGCCAGTCTCGGGTGCGGGCTCGCCCAGTCGCCGGGACAGCTGATCGCCGCCCGTGCCGTGCAGGGCGTGATGGCCGCGGTCCTGGTGCCGCAGGTGCTCGGCTCGTTCCGCACCCTGTTCCAGGGCAAGGAGCGCGGGGCCGCCTTCGGGATGTACGGCGCCGTGGCCGGGTTCGCCTCCGCCATCGGACTGCTGCTCGGCGGAGTGCTCACCGACGCCGACCTCTTCGGGCTCGGCTGGCGGTCGGTGTTCCTGGTGAACATCCCGGTGGCCGTCGCGACCTTCGTGGCCGGGCTCTTCCTCGTGCCGTCGACGCGTGAGCGCTCGGCCGGGCGGCCGGATGTGCTCGGGAGCCTGGTGCTCGCCGGTGGCCTGGTCGCGATCGTTCTCCCGCTGGTGCAGGGGCACAGCAACGGGTGGCCGCTGTGGGGCTGGATCTGCCTCGCCGCCGGGGTGCTCGCGGTCGCCGGGCTCGGGGTGTTCGAGGCGCGTCGGCGGGGCGCGTCGACCGTGCCGCTGCTGCCCGCGAAGGCCTTCCGGCTGCCCGCCTTCTCCGTGGGTGTCGTCGTCCAACTCCTCTTCTCCATCGGTATGCAGGGCTTCTTCCTGGTCTTCGCGATCTGGCTGCAGGGCAGCGAGGGGTACACGCCGCTGCAGGCGGGTCTCGTCACGGTCGCCTTCTCCGCCGGCAGTTTCCTGACCGCGCCCATGGCCGACGGACTGGCCGTGCGGTTCGGGCGGCTGGTGCTCGGGGCCGGTGCGCTGGCGATGGCCGGCGGGTTCGGCTGGGTGTGGGCCGCGGTGGACCATTCCTCCGCCGCGCACACCGGGGCGTGGCCGCTGGTGCCGGGGCTGGTTGTCGCCGGGGCGGGGCTCGGGTTCCTCGTCGTGCCGCTGGTGAACGTGGTGCTGTCCGCGGTGCCCGCGGAGCTGGCGGGTGGGGCGTCCGGGATCTTCTCCACCGCGCAGCAGTTCGGCGGGGCGCTCGGTGCCGCCGTCATCGGCACGGTCTTCTTCTCCCGTGCCTCCCACGGGCTGACCGACGCGCTCGCCTCGGCGATGCCCTGGGTGACCGCGGGGTTCGTGCTCTGCGCGGGGCTGTGTGTGGCGTTGCCGCGGCGGGCGGTGGCCGTGCACGAGGGGTGA
- a CDS encoding CoA transferase subunit A: MSDKTMTAGEVVSRLASGMTLGIGGWGSRRKPMALVRALLRSEITDLTVVSYGGPDVGMLAAAGRIRKLVTPFVTLDSVPLEPHYRAARESGALELMEVDEAMFMWGLHAAANRLPFLPVRAGIGSDVMRVNPGLRTVTSPYEDGETFVAMPALRLDAALVHVNRADRLGNGQYLGPDPYFDDLFCEAADTAYVSCERIVDTAELTKEAAPQTLLVKRYAVTGVVEAPNGAHFTSCASDYGRDEAFQKQYASTPWPEFAERFLAGDEHAYQSAVRTWHEEPR, translated from the coding sequence GTGAGTGACAAGACGATGACCGCCGGCGAGGTCGTCTCCCGGCTGGCGAGCGGCATGACCCTCGGTATCGGCGGCTGGGGCTCGCGCCGCAAGCCGATGGCGCTGGTGCGGGCGTTGCTGCGCTCGGAGATCACGGATCTCACGGTCGTCTCGTACGGCGGCCCGGACGTCGGCATGCTCGCGGCGGCCGGGCGGATCCGCAAGCTCGTCACCCCCTTCGTGACCCTCGACTCGGTCCCGCTCGAACCGCACTACCGCGCGGCACGCGAGAGCGGAGCGCTGGAGCTGATGGAGGTCGACGAGGCGATGTTCATGTGGGGCCTGCACGCGGCGGCGAACCGGCTTCCGTTTCTCCCCGTGCGGGCCGGGATCGGCTCGGACGTGATGCGGGTCAACCCCGGCCTGCGGACGGTGACTTCGCCCTACGAGGACGGGGAGACGTTCGTGGCGATGCCCGCCCTGCGCCTGGACGCGGCCCTGGTGCACGTCAACCGCGCCGACCGGCTGGGCAACGGGCAGTATCTGGGCCCGGACCCGTACTTCGACGACCTCTTCTGCGAGGCGGCAGACACGGCATACGTCTCGTGCGAACGGATCGTCGACACCGCCGAGTTGACGAAGGAGGCGGCGCCGCAGACGTTGCTCGTCAAGCGGTATGCGGTCACCGGTGTCGTCGAGGCCCCGAACGGCGCGCACTTCACGTCCTGCGCCTCCGACTACGGACGGGACGAGGCCTTCCAGAAGCAGTACGCGTCCACGCCCTGGCCGGAGTTCGCGGAGCGGTTCCTCGCGGGGGACGAACACGCGTACCAGTCGGCCGTCCGGACCTGGCACGAGGAGCCTCGATGA
- a CDS encoding enoyl-CoA hydratase family protein: MGVSTSNPGNSPADKGIAVVTVDFPPVNALPVNGWFELADAVRAAGRDPGIRCVVLAAEGRGFNAGVDIKEIQARGQSALIGANRGCAEAFAAVYECEVPVVAAVQGFCLGGGIGLVGNADVIVASEDATFGLPELDRGALGAATHLARLVPQHLMRALYYTSRTATAAELHAHGSVWQVVPREKLPGAALELASEIAAKDGQLLRLAKAAINGIDPVDVRRSYRFEQGFTFEANLSGLADRVRDTFGKEGA; the protein is encoded by the coding sequence ATGGGTGTCTCCACCTCGAACCCGGGAAACTCCCCCGCGGACAAGGGAATTGCCGTAGTCACGGTCGATTTCCCGCCCGTGAACGCACTGCCGGTGAACGGCTGGTTCGAGCTGGCCGACGCCGTGCGCGCGGCGGGCCGCGACCCCGGGATCCGCTGTGTCGTCCTGGCGGCGGAGGGGCGCGGGTTCAACGCGGGCGTGGACATCAAGGAGATCCAGGCGCGCGGGCAGAGTGCGCTGATCGGCGCGAACCGCGGCTGCGCGGAGGCGTTCGCGGCGGTGTACGAGTGCGAGGTGCCGGTCGTGGCGGCGGTCCAGGGCTTCTGTCTGGGCGGCGGGATCGGCCTGGTCGGCAACGCGGACGTGATCGTGGCGAGCGAGGACGCCACCTTCGGACTGCCCGAGCTGGACCGGGGCGCCCTCGGCGCGGCCACCCACCTGGCCCGGCTGGTCCCGCAGCACCTGATGCGCGCCCTGTACTACACCTCGCGCACGGCGACGGCGGCCGAGCTGCACGCGCACGGCTCGGTGTGGCAGGTCGTGCCGCGCGAGAAACTCCCCGGCGCTGCCCTGGAGTTGGCGTCCGAGATCGCCGCCAAGGACGGGCAGCTGCTGCGGCTGGCGAAGGCCGCGATCAACGGCATCGACCCCGTCGACGTACGCCGTAGCTACCGCTTCGAGCAGGGCTTCACCTTCGAGGCGAACCTGAGCGGGCTCGCCGACCGGGTCCGCGACACCTTCGGCAAGGAGGGTGCATAG
- a CDS encoding SDR family oxidoreductase, with product MSTAPLLCEGRVVIVTGAGRGLGRAHALAYAAEGARVVVNDLGVGLDGTPGPGSPARQVAEEIRAAGGEAVAHGGDIATTEGAASLVRTALETYGRLDTLVNNAGFLRDRMLVNLDEDDWDAVMRVHLKGHFLPLRHAAAHWRAEARAGRTPRARVVNTSSGAGLLGSVGQGNYSAAKAGIIGLTLVAAAEMGRYGVQVNAIAPAARTRMTEDAFAGTMAAPDSPGAFDAMAPENVSPLVVWLGSDACAGVTGRVFEAEGGRITVMEGWRPGPSADKGAHRSPSEAGDTALKLLAAAEVPGAVYGAQ from the coding sequence ATGAGTACTGCACCGCTGCTGTGCGAGGGGCGGGTCGTCATCGTCACGGGCGCCGGACGCGGGCTCGGCCGGGCGCACGCACTGGCGTACGCCGCCGAGGGCGCGCGCGTCGTCGTCAACGACCTCGGCGTCGGCCTCGACGGCACCCCGGGCCCGGGCAGCCCGGCCCGGCAGGTCGCCGAGGAGATCCGCGCCGCGGGCGGCGAAGCGGTGGCCCACGGCGGCGACATCGCGACGACCGAGGGCGCCGCGTCCCTCGTCCGCACGGCCCTGGAGACGTACGGCCGCCTCGACACCCTCGTCAACAACGCGGGCTTCCTGCGCGACCGGATGCTCGTCAACCTCGACGAGGACGACTGGGACGCCGTGATGCGTGTGCACCTGAAGGGGCACTTCCTGCCGCTCAGGCATGCGGCGGCCCACTGGCGGGCCGAGGCCAGGGCGGGCCGGACCCCGCGGGCCCGGGTCGTCAACACCAGCAGCGGAGCTGGGCTGTTGGGGTCGGTCGGGCAGGGCAACTACAGCGCTGCCAAGGCCGGGATCATCGGGCTGACCCTCGTCGCCGCCGCCGAGATGGGGCGCTACGGAGTCCAGGTCAACGCGATCGCGCCCGCGGCCCGCACCCGGATGACCGAGGACGCCTTCGCCGGGACCATGGCCGCCCCCGACTCCCCGGGCGCCTTCGACGCGATGGCACCCGAGAACGTGTCGCCGCTGGTGGTCTGGCTCGGCTCCGACGCCTGCGCGGGTGTCACCGGACGCGTCTTCGAGGCCGAGGGCGGCCGCATCACCGTGATGGAGGGCTGGCGCCCGGGGCCGAGCGCCGACAAGGGAGCACACCGGTCGCCCTCCGAGGCGGGCGACACCGCCCTCAAGCTGCTCGCCGCCGCGGAGGTTCCGGGCGCGGTGTACGGCGCACAGTAG
- a CDS encoding ankyrin repeat domain-containing protein, translated as MSTKQPTARLFTAVHEGDEDAVVRLLRSGTSPESVDGDGQTALYLAAVSDQAGVVRLLLATGAHPDRLSAGSDSALCGAACGGHTAVVRALLAAGARPDLEEAFGFRALTWAVQRGQASVVSELLTAGADPDLPGPTGEPPLVAAARRGSPSCVRALLEHGAQGRARALAEARRQSALDIEGELRTGLERAHGAGHETVTRRFAEDGGITVEVELRVGERAFASDDRQTGHIAIATLLEASLGVAVPAEELAGRALRCGDPTNADWVSAAGVLGRRTDEETFRAATAWCGSPDPQRRAFGEAVLGHIAGRRAGM; from the coding sequence ATGAGCACCAAACAGCCCACGGCCCGTCTCTTCACCGCCGTGCACGAGGGCGACGAGGACGCGGTCGTACGGCTGCTGCGGTCCGGCACGAGCCCCGAATCGGTCGACGGGGACGGCCAGACGGCGCTGTATCTGGCGGCTGTGAGCGACCAAGCGGGCGTCGTACGGCTCCTGTTGGCCACCGGCGCCCATCCGGACCGGCTCAGCGCGGGCTCGGACTCGGCCCTGTGCGGCGCGGCGTGCGGCGGCCACACCGCTGTCGTACGCGCCCTGCTGGCGGCCGGGGCGCGGCCCGACCTGGAGGAGGCGTTCGGGTTCCGGGCGCTGACGTGGGCCGTGCAGCGCGGGCAGGCCTCCGTCGTGTCGGAGCTGCTCACCGCCGGCGCCGATCCCGACCTTCCCGGGCCGACCGGGGAGCCGCCGCTGGTCGCCGCCGCCCGGCGCGGCTCGCCCAGCTGCGTGCGGGCCCTTCTGGAGCACGGGGCGCAGGGGCGGGCCCGGGCCCTTGCCGAGGCGCGGCGGCAGTCGGCTCTCGACATCGAGGGCGAGCTGCGGACGGGGCTTGAGCGGGCGCACGGGGCGGGGCACGAGACGGTGACCCGCCGCTTCGCCGAGGACGGCGGCATCACCGTCGAGGTCGAACTCCGGGTCGGGGAGCGTGCGTTCGCCTCGGACGACCGGCAGACCGGGCACATCGCGATCGCGACTCTCCTCGAGGCCTCGCTCGGCGTGGCCGTCCCCGCCGAGGAACTCGCCGGGCGCGCCCTTCGCTGCGGGGATCCCACCAACGCCGACTGGGTCTCGGCCGCCGGTGTGCTCGGGCGGCGCACGGACGAGGAGACGTTCCGTGCGGCCACGGCGTGGTGCGGCAGCCCCGATCCGCAGCGGCGGGCGTTCGGGGAGGCTGTGCTGGGGCATATCGCTGGGCGGCGGGCGGGGATGTAG
- a CDS encoding NAD(P)H-dependent flavin oxidoreductase: METALTRLVGVRHPIVQTGMGWVAGPRLVSASANAGALGILASATMTVDRLREAIREVRSRTEAPFGVNLRADASDAGDRVRILIEEGVRVASFALAPSPELIAELKEAGVVVIPSIGARRHAEKVAAWGADAVIVQGGEGGGHTGEVATTVLLPQVVDAVRIPVVAAGGFFDGRGLVAALAYGAAGVAMGTRFLLTSDSTVPDAVKARYLAATVRDVTVTTAVDGLPHRMLRTDLVDALENAGRARTLFHAVRRAAGFRRLSGLSWPHMVRDGLAMRHGKDLSWSQVLLAANTPMLLRSSMVDGRTDLGVMASGQVAGVIDDLPSCAELVERIVSEAAKTLEDLARFGASP, translated from the coding sequence ATGGAGACGGCGCTCACCCGGCTGGTCGGGGTCCGGCACCCGATCGTGCAGACGGGCATGGGCTGGGTGGCGGGCCCGCGCCTGGTCTCCGCGTCGGCGAACGCGGGTGCGCTGGGCATCCTGGCCTCCGCGACCATGACCGTCGACCGCCTGCGCGAGGCGATACGGGAGGTCAGGTCCCGGACGGAGGCGCCGTTCGGGGTCAATCTCCGGGCCGACGCCTCGGATGCGGGCGACCGGGTGCGGATTCTGATCGAGGAGGGTGTCCGGGTCGCCTCCTTCGCCCTCGCCCCTTCCCCCGAGCTGATCGCGGAGCTGAAGGAGGCGGGCGTGGTCGTCATCCCCTCCATAGGCGCCCGACGGCATGCGGAGAAGGTCGCGGCGTGGGGTGCGGACGCCGTGATCGTGCAGGGCGGTGAGGGCGGCGGGCACACCGGCGAGGTGGCGACGACCGTGCTGCTGCCGCAGGTGGTGGACGCGGTCCGGATACCGGTCGTGGCGGCGGGCGGTTTCTTCGACGGACGGGGCCTGGTCGCGGCGCTGGCCTACGGGGCGGCCGGGGTCGCCATGGGCACGCGGTTCCTGCTGACGTCGGACTCGACGGTGCCGGACGCGGTGAAGGCGAGATACCTGGCGGCGACGGTCAGGGACGTCACCGTGACCACGGCGGTGGACGGCCTGCCGCACCGCATGCTCCGCACGGACCTGGTGGACGCCCTGGAGAACGCCGGCCGGGCGAGGACCCTCTTCCACGCCGTCCGCCGGGCGGCAGGCTTCCGGAGGCTGTCCGGGCTGTCCTGGCCGCACATGGTCCGCGACGGTCTCGCGATGCGGCACGGCAAGGATCTGTCCTGGAGCCAGGTCCTGCTCGCCGCCAACACCCCGATGCTCCTCAGGTCCTCGATGGTGGACGGGCGTACGGACCTCGGGGTGATGGCCTCCGGCCAGGTCGCCGGGGTGATCGACGACCTGCCGTCGTGCGCGGAGCTGGTGGAGCGGATCGTCTCGGAGGCGGCGAAGACGCTGGAGGACCTGGCGCGGTTCGGGGCCTCCCCGTGA
- a CDS encoding AAA family ATPase, whose product MQRRLQPGQPGQPGDAPLLGRAGSLALLNAARDRARAGEPRRVLVEGPAGIGKTALVRHFLRGCPRVLYAAGEESESGLAFGALEQLLGARPRWADHAAAGADLLEALGTAQGEGQGGGQEPGDPVTVVLDDAQWADHPSLQALAFAVRRLRADRVLVLVVVRDAADPGLPGGVARLFTSDDVVRVRLDGLDPEELKRLSAELGVSGMTSRAAVRLHAHTGGNPLHVRALLEQEGSGLLGALAEPDVAPPAPKSFTALVLARLSASGAGSQALVCGAAVLGTHCSLAEAWEVAGVDADRDRPVPSSDPSAPRVPRAPGALEALEEAVRAGLLTEAPGDPLIRFPHPLVHAAVYHQLGPSRRAALHLRAAAVAADEAQRLRHRALAASGSDARLAGELAALGRKFAAEGAWADAAGQLTTAARLSADPATYEQCTLEAVECEVLAGDVPNVAEVAERIGQFAPGGWRSYLLGRLSLFDLGRAEALLGDAWRRCDPETEPVLAARIAGQFAALHGSTAHGAEMAEWAELALRLAPDDTATDMIRYLRLTGLAMSGRAAPTLAGLGPLPDPAVAAPAQLEELLGRGSLREFTGDLTGAVRDLTGVFGACHGRAASFRVVAATSLASAEYRAGRWDDATVHTDLALSLAADTDQPHIALYCRMLAALVHAARGAFGKAQAHARVARDYAQWGHVNPVLWAGLAEGHLARAQGRPADVVVAMEPLLGLGPRGDFEEPGTVPWVDVLADAWSALGDEKRAAQILAPYEVLAAQRGHPGALLLAARARGTVEAARGDTAAAERAYRSGLNHAAHVEAPFDRALLHLAYGGFLRRTGKRTRAGEELQQARDLLLRLDAVPDLERCERELAACGLQPADREPRTRGTALLTPQELAVARLVASGLTNRQVARELVISVKTVEYHLGRVFPKLGVDSRTQLATRLADEPGV is encoded by the coding sequence GTGCAGCGGCGATTGCAACCGGGGCAGCCGGGACAACCGGGAGACGCACCGCTGCTCGGCCGCGCCGGCAGTCTCGCCCTCCTGAACGCTGCCCGCGACCGGGCCCGCGCCGGAGAGCCCCGACGCGTCCTGGTCGAGGGCCCGGCCGGCATCGGCAAGACCGCCCTCGTACGCCACTTCCTGCGCGGCTGCCCCCGCGTCCTGTACGCCGCTGGGGAGGAGTCAGAGTCCGGCCTGGCCTTCGGCGCACTGGAACAACTCCTCGGCGCCAGGCCCCGCTGGGCGGACCACGCGGCGGCGGGGGCGGACCTGCTGGAGGCGTTGGGCACGGCACAAGGTGAGGGGCAGGGAGGTGGCCAGGAGCCCGGCGACCCCGTCACCGTCGTCCTGGACGACGCTCAGTGGGCCGATCATCCCTCGCTCCAGGCGCTGGCCTTCGCCGTGCGGCGGCTGCGGGCCGACCGGGTGCTGGTGCTGGTCGTCGTACGGGATGCCGCCGATCCGGGGCTGCCGGGCGGGGTGGCGCGGCTGTTCACGTCCGACGACGTCGTGCGGGTACGGCTCGACGGGCTCGACCCGGAGGAACTGAAGCGGCTGAGCGCCGAGTTGGGCGTGTCGGGCATGACCTCCCGGGCCGCGGTACGGCTGCACGCGCACACCGGCGGCAACCCCCTGCACGTACGCGCCCTGCTGGAACAGGAGGGCTCCGGGCTCCTGGGGGCACTGGCGGAACCGGATGTCGCACCACCCGCCCCGAAGTCGTTCACCGCACTGGTACTGGCCCGCCTGTCCGCGAGCGGCGCGGGGAGCCAGGCCCTGGTATGCGGCGCGGCCGTCCTCGGCACGCACTGTTCGCTGGCGGAGGCGTGGGAGGTCGCGGGGGTGGACGCCGACCGGGACCGTCCAGTCCCTTCAAGCGACCCGTCAGCCCCCCGAGTGCCCAGGGCGCCCGGCGCCCTGGAAGCCCTCGAAGAAGCCGTACGCGCCGGGCTGTTGACCGAGGCCCCCGGCGACCCCCTGATCCGCTTCCCGCACCCCCTCGTGCACGCCGCCGTCTACCACCAGCTGGGCCCCTCCCGGCGGGCCGCGCTCCATCTGCGGGCGGCCGCTGTCGCCGCGGACGAGGCGCAGCGGTTACGGCACCGGGCGCTGGCGGCCTCCGGTTCCGACGCCCGCCTGGCGGGTGAACTGGCCGCGCTGGGGCGGAAGTTCGCCGCCGAAGGAGCCTGGGCCGATGCGGCGGGGCAGCTCACGACCGCCGCGCGGCTGAGTGCGGACCCGGCGACGTACGAGCAGTGCACGCTCGAAGCCGTCGAGTGCGAGGTGCTCGCGGGGGATGTGCCGAACGTCGCCGAAGTCGCCGAGCGAATCGGGCAGTTCGCCCCCGGCGGCTGGCGCAGCTATCTGCTCGGTCGGCTGAGCCTGTTCGACCTCGGCCGGGCCGAGGCGCTGCTCGGCGACGCCTGGCGCCGCTGCGACCCGGAGACCGAACCGGTTCTCGCGGCACGCATCGCGGGCCAGTTCGCCGCCCTGCACGGCAGCACCGCGCACGGCGCCGAGATGGCCGAGTGGGCCGAACTCGCCCTGCGGCTCGCACCGGACGACACCGCCACCGACATGATCCGCTATCTGCGGCTGACCGGGCTCGCGATGAGCGGACGGGCCGCGCCCACCCTGGCCGGACTCGGCCCGCTGCCCGACCCGGCGGTGGCGGCCCCGGCCCAGCTGGAGGAACTGCTCGGCCGCGGCAGCCTGCGCGAGTTCACCGGCGATCTCACCGGCGCCGTAAGGGACTTGACCGGGGTCTTCGGTGCCTGTCACGGGCGGGCCGCGTCCTTCCGGGTGGTGGCCGCGACCTCGCTGGCCTCCGCCGAATACCGGGCGGGCCGCTGGGACGACGCCACCGTCCACACCGACCTGGCGCTGTCGCTCGCCGCCGACACCGACCAGCCGCACATCGCCCTGTACTGCAGGATGCTCGCCGCCCTGGTGCACGCGGCGCGCGGCGCGTTCGGCAAGGCGCAGGCCCACGCACGTGTGGCCCGCGACTACGCCCAGTGGGGCCACGTCAACCCGGTCCTGTGGGCCGGCCTCGCCGAGGGCCATCTCGCCCGTGCCCAGGGCCGCCCGGCGGACGTCGTGGTGGCCATGGAACCGCTCCTCGGCCTCGGCCCGCGCGGCGACTTCGAGGAACCCGGGACGGTGCCGTGGGTCGACGTCCTCGCGGATGCGTGGTCAGCGCTCGGCGACGAGAAACGCGCGGCACAGATCCTCGCCCCGTACGAGGTCCTGGCCGCGCAGCGCGGCCACCCCGGGGCGCTGCTCCTCGCCGCCCGCGCCCGCGGCACAGTGGAGGCCGCGCGCGGCGACACCGCGGCGGCCGAGCGCGCGTACCGCTCCGGCCTCAATCACGCCGCCCACGTCGAGGCCCCCTTCGACCGTGCGCTGCTGCATCTCGCGTACGGCGGCTTCCTGCGCCGCACGGGCAAACGCACCCGCGCCGGGGAGGAGTTGCAGCAGGCCCGCGACCTCCTCCTGCGGCTGGACGCGGTACCCGATCTGGAGCGCTGCGAACGGGAGTTGGCGGCGTGCGGGCTGCAACCCGCCGACCGCGAGCCGCGGACGCGCGGCACCGCGCTGCTCACTCCGCAGGAACTGGCGGTCGCCCGCCTCGTGGCGTCCGGGCTCACCAACCGGCAGGTGGCACGTGAACTCGTCATCAGCGTGAAGACCGTCGAGTACCACCTCGGCCGGGTCTTCCCCAAGCTCGGCGTCGACTCGCGCACGCAGCTGGCGACCCGGCTGGCCGACGAGCCCGGCGTGTGA
- a CDS encoding CoA-transferase subunit beta: MTVTRAPLLPPTRAEYCVIACAEAWRDNGEVLASPMGLIPSFGARLAKRTFSPDLLLTDGEAMLVGLDGTTEGWLPYRQHLTMVTGGRRHVMMGASQIDRFGNQNISCIGDWERPARQLLGVRGAPVNTLNNPTSYWVPRHSRRVFVEKVDMVCGVGYDHAAGARYHRLPRVVSDLGVFDFATPDHAMRLASLHPGVTVEQVREATGFDLDVPDEVPPTREPTPEELRLIREVIDPGGTRAREVAS, from the coding sequence ATGACCGTCACCCGTGCCCCTCTTCTCCCGCCCACCCGCGCCGAGTACTGCGTGATCGCCTGTGCCGAGGCATGGCGGGACAACGGCGAGGTCCTCGCCAGCCCCATGGGCCTGATCCCCTCCTTCGGCGCCCGCCTCGCCAAGCGGACCTTCTCGCCCGACCTGCTGCTGACCGACGGCGAGGCGATGCTCGTCGGCCTCGACGGGACGACGGAGGGCTGGTTGCCGTACCGGCAGCATCTGACGATGGTCACCGGCGGGCGCCGGCACGTGATGATGGGCGCGAGCCAGATCGACCGGTTCGGGAACCAGAACATCTCCTGCATCGGCGACTGGGAGCGGCCCGCGCGGCAGCTGCTCGGTGTGCGCGGCGCACCGGTCAACACCCTGAACAATCCCACCAGTTACTGGGTTCCGAGGCACTCGCGGCGCGTCTTCGTCGAGAAGGTCGACATGGTCTGCGGAGTCGGATACGACCACGCGGCCGGTGCGCGCTATCACCGCCTCCCGCGTGTCGTCTCCGACCTGGGGGTGTTCGACTTCGCCACCCCCGACCACGCGATGCGGCTCGCTTCACTGCACCCGGGTGTCACGGTGGAGCAGGTCAGGGAGGCGACCGGTTTCGATCTGGATGTCCCCGACGAGGTGCCGCCGACCCGTGAGCCGACCCCCGAGGAACTGCGGCTGATCCGCGAGGTGATCGACCCGGGCGGCACCCGTGCCAGGGAGGTCGCTTCGTGA